A genome region from Anastrepha ludens isolate Willacy chromosome 3, idAnaLude1.1, whole genome shotgun sequence includes the following:
- the LOC128858172 gene encoding GAS2-like protein pickled eggs — protein sequence MAMLEARPYRPFKSSEEYLEAMKEDLAEWLSTLYPDLNINAENFMDRLDTGVALCKHANYVRQAAEDYLARRQARNKSMTRSMTSGLAGPILAMGNVHYLPAAKSGTFFSRDNVSNFITWCRKSLKIIECLLFETDDLIMRKNEKHVILCLLEVARRGAKFGMLAPMLVQMERQIDREIAADNKANGIGCGTQTDNADAIGTQTEIGINTDNVATETDMFDSDSENEDDDDNSPMLMYGPQPQIITNDLKSLDEMVRDLVEKCTCPSQFPMVRVSEGKYRIGDTKVLIFVRILRSHVMVRVGGGWDTLSHYLDKHDPCRCRVQHRSSVAARLIPRTTNQTNGGIELHKAQVIYERSPPSTRKIISNFNNQAAASSAHSPSATSNNSCNLSPNFGNNNKQNSRSPTPQRKFLNHLNAPSPADCTNQCNNGEKLAPTNGTTGSSTLFTSPNLARRSMSPSPRRLIDMRKKQNSLDSSNGSGPKSLPICSETVSNHVQFDELNYTARQAEQSTSQTVGGNSDCSTNGISNKFENISDNGSEISDEGYRSLGVIQSNAQKRESLHSQASVEDAESNARFDQTSSDSQLSPVDDLTISNKGADLLATDDSNTTLELNMNSGPQSLPAVLTTSPQNSIENSLENNFEQSGIFITDEEITVDVASATGLRKTGFSNKIFGGEDTTDSSALTTKQSKGTTDKTSKIPRSPVAQRRRSLDNSNCSSSSMLDLSTRTGLPVFQRKQPVYRSVRRPASEMHRNSDNASTTSLARKSAIPPVREVTNTWSGRAAAGKKRPTLNADTFTPNNGASTPPTANAFERNTRTRSSHILYDSNGRRVRGCTASLTTSPVKNYATSPLAQQLLEAASSAKNDAQILEKMKVLLSRYSTNSNSNNGTTPNASPNSKNAATSNNKKPVYEDFTSAWVHSNGNLERSNSCSPPTKTLSKRSSAASSTESTHSREVSSVIVSPRRNRGLSKIPAPTRQHTELY from the exons CATGCGAACTACGTACGACAAGCGGCTGAGGATTATTTAGCTCGCCGTCAAGCCCGCAACAAATCGATGACACGCTCAATGACTTCCGGCCTGGCCGGCCCCATTCTCGCTATGGGTAACGTGCATTATTTGCCAGCAGCAAAGAGCGGAACATTCTTTTCACGCGACAATGTATCAAATTTCATAACCTGGTGCCG AAAGAGCCTTAAGATAATCGAGTGCCTACTATTCGAAACGGACGATTTGATAATGCGAAAAAACGAGAAACATGTAATCCTTTGCCTACTTGAAGTGGCGCGTCGCGGCGCAAAGTTTG GTATGCTCGCACCCATGCTGGTGCAGATGGAGCGACAAATCGATCGAGAAATCGCCGCCGACAACAAAGCGAATGGAATTGGGTGTGGCACACAAACAGACAACGCTGATGCGATTGGCACCCAAACCGAGATCGGCATCAATACCGATAATGTCGCCACTGAGACCGACATGTTCGATAGCGATTCGGAGAATGAGGATGATGACGATAATAGCCCAATGCTAATGTACGGACCACAGCCACAAATTATCACCAACGATCTGAAGAGCCTGGATGAGATG GTGCGAGATTTGGTGGAGAAATGCACATGCCCATCACAGTTCCCCATGGTGCGCGTGTCGGAGGGAAAATACAGAATTGGCGATACAAAAGTGTTGATCTTCGTACGG attCTACGCTCCCACGTTATGGTACGTGTCGGCGGTGGTTGGGATACCCTGTCTCATTACCTGGACAAACACGACCCTTGCCGTTGTAGAGTGCAGCACCGTTCATCTGTGGCCGCCCGCCTAATACCACGCACAACCAATCAAACCAATGGTGGAATTGAGCTGCACAAAGCGCAAGTGATCTATGAACG ATCGCCGCCATCTACACGCAAAATTATTTCCAACTTCAACAATCAAGCTGCGGCTTCCTCAGCCCACTCTCCATCTGCTACTAGCAACAACTCATGCAATCTGTCACCAAATTTTGGCAATAACAACAAGCAAAACAGCCGAAGTCCCACACCACAACGCAAATTTTTGAATCATCTTAACGCACCAAGTCCAGCAGATTGCACTAATCAATGTAATAATGGCGAAAAATTGGCTCCAACCAATGGCACAACTGGTAGTTCGACGTTATTCACCTCACCGAATTTGGCACGCCGTTCTATGTCACCCAGTCCACGACGCCTGATCGACATGCGTAAGAAGCAAAACTCATTGGACTCGAGCAACGGCAGCGGTCCCAAGTCGTTGCCTATTTGCAGTGAAACCGTTAGTAACCATGTGCAATTCGATGAACTTAATTATACGGCTAGACAAGCAGAACAGAGTACTTCACAAACAGTTGGCGGTAACTCGGATTGCAGCACAAACGGAATAAGCAACAAATTCGAAAATATCAGCGACAATGGCAGCGAGATAAGCGATGAGGGCTACCGGAGTCTGGGCGTAATACAATCGAATGCTCAAAAGCGTGAATCACTACACAGTCAAGCTTCGGTGGAGGACGCTGAAAGCAACG CGCGTTTTGATCAAACTTCCAGTGATTCACAACTCTCGCCAGTCGACGACTTGACCATATCTAATAAAGGAGCCGATCTACTGGCCACAGACGATAGCAACACTACACTAGAACTCAACATGAATTCGGGTCCGCAATCGCTTCCAGCCGTTTTGACCACTTCTCCACAAAATTCTATCGAAAATAGCCTAGAAAATAACTTCGAACAATCAGGCATCTTCATAACCGATGAGGAAATTACCGTAGACGTTGCCAGTGCCACTGGTTTGCGAAAAACGggattttctaacaaaatattcggTGGCGAAGATACCACAGATAGCAGTGCTCTCACCACCAAGCAGTCAAAAGGCACAACAGACAAAACCAGCAAAATACCACGTTCGCCAGTGGCCCAGCGCCGACGTAGCCTGGATAACAGCAACTGCAGCAGTAGCAGCATGTTGGACCTTTCAACACGCACCGGCTTGCCTGTATTCCAACGTAAACAACCCGTTTACCGATCTGTGCGTCGGCCCGCCAGTGAAATGCACAGGAATAGCGATAACGCCTCCACCACGTCGTTAGCACGAAAATCTGCAATACCACCAGTGCGCGAGGTCACAAACACTTGGAGTGGTCGAGCTGCGGCTGGCAAAAAGCGACCAACTCTCAACGCTGACACATTTACGCCCAATAACGGCGCTTCAACACCACCTACCGCCAACGCCTTTGAACGTAACACACGCACGCGCTCCTCTCATATACTTTACGACAGCAATGGGCGGCGCGTACGTGGCTGCACCGCCTCACTCACCACTTCACCTGTGAAAAACTACGCTACTTCGCCACTAGCGCAACAGCTACTAGAGGCGGCTAGCAGCGCTAAAAATGATGcgcaaatattagaaaaaatgaagGTATTACTCTCGCGCTATTCGACCAACTCTAATAGCAATAACGGTACGACGCCTAACGCTAGCCCCAATTCCAAAAATGCCGCCACCAGTAATAATAAAAAGCCTGTATACGAGGATTTCACATCCGCTTGGGTACATAGTAATGGCAATCTAGAGCGTTCCAATAGTTGCTCGCCTCCCACAAAAACTCTCTCGAAACGCAGTTCGGCCGCTTCGTCCACGGAGAGTACACATTCGCGAGAAGTGTCGTCGGTTATTGTGTCGCCACGCCGCAATCGCGGTTTGTCCAAGATTCCAGCACCAACACGCCAACATACCGAGCTTTACTAA